Genomic window (Amphiura filiformis unplaced genomic scaffold, Afil_fr2py scaffold_80, whole genome shotgun sequence):
AAcactaatatcatcagtagatgactaattcattaacaccaatatcagcagtagatgactactttatctacaccaatatcagcagtagatgaactattacatcaacaccaatatcagcggtagataaactacttcatcaacactaacaTCAGCAGCAGATAAACTATatacatcatcaacatcaatatcagcagtaaatcaACACCGCATCAACACTCAGTTCTTAACTGTAACTCCTAATTACCTTGTGGAAGTCGAGCGATCACACCATCAATAGTGGGACGATCGTGGCGGTCTATCTTCCAACAGAGTGGGAGCAAGTCCTCCATATATATCGGAAAAGTATATCTAATAGGTTGGCCCCATATACGAGCTCCTCTGACATCCTGGTGGGCTGTTGGCATCTCTTGGGTTGTGATCTCCCATATCAAAACACCGAAGGCATAGATATCAGATGCCGTAGAGAATTTGGATGACATGAGTAGCTCTGGAGCCATCCAAGCTTCAGTACCTTTGCGGGAAGAAGTGCCTGATAAATGAAAATGACAATATGGAAACAAAAATATAATACAGCCGTAAACCAATGAAGAaaggaaagagagaaagaaggaaaaaagataAAGGCAGCAAGGGTAGTGGCAGAATGGAAGTGGTAGAAAGTAAATTGATTGATGTGATCGAGTCAGTGATTGAGTGAGGAAGGGCATTATTACATGAGCGAGTGAGTGAATGAAGACAATGATCAATTGAGTGGGttgtttgattattattatgaACAAATAGGAAGAAATTAAACCaaaaaggattgaaaaaaaaaaatgaaagaaaggaagacaGATAAAGGGAAAGCATCATACAAATGTCATATGAATGACACGAAATGgtagaaattgattgattgatatgacCGAGTCAGTGATTGAGGGAGCGAGCGAatgaatgatcaattaattggTCGATTTATTGTTCATCACTTACCAGTAGTATGGTCCGTTTCTTCTGCGATTCCAAAATCACATAATTTCACCAAATCTCCAGCAAACAGCAGGCAATTATCAGCTTTGATGTCACGATGAACAACAGGCTTCCAAGTACCATTTGCATCGGGTAATCCGTCATGCAGATATTTGATGGCTGATGCGCATTCCGTTATCCACTTTTCCTGAAGTGCCTCACTGACGCCACCTCTATTTCTGTTCAGACGTGCCCGGAGTGATTCATCAGCCAACTCGGTAACTATCACAGACATCATGCCTTCTTGCACGTAATCAATAAAGCTTACAATGTGTGGATGGTGAGCTGTCTTCAAGATGTGGATCTCCTTCGCGTTCATTATGCGCAAATTCTTAGCGGCAGCTAAAACGTGACCCTTGTAAGACCCCTGTTTGAAAGTGACGCGGAAAACGGTACCGAATTTACCGCTGCCGATCGGAGGATTGTGAGTTATCATATCAGAATACTTCAAGTGGTCGGTACTTTGAGAACTTGTCTCTGCCGTCAAATGGGTCGTAATCATAGGTTGTTGCCCCGACGGCGGTTTCTCAAAGACTTCAAAGGCGACGTTGTGCTGAGGAACGTGCCCCAGCAGTTGTAGCTCTTCCAACAATCTGTCTTTTGCCAGATCTACGGCT
Coding sequences:
- the LOC140144784 gene encoding mitogen-activated protein kinase kinase kinase 12-like, which translates into the protein MDFMNLLKGATTGFDPPVHITHKGRQFQYQTKIRLHSLQEPIKTDVKIKDIATGTSVNVHHFGPEDAAVDLAKDRLLEELQLLGHVPQHNVAFEVFEKPPSGQQPMITTHLTAETSSQSTDHLKYSDMITHNPPIGSGKFGTVFRVTFKQGSYKGHVLAAAKNLRIMNAKEIHILKTAHHPHIVSFIDYVQEGMMSVIVTELADESLRARLNRNRGGVSEALQEKWITECASAIKYLHDGLPDANGTWKPVVHRDIKADNCLLFAGDLVKLCDFGIAEETDHTTGTSSRKGTEAWMAPELLMSSKFSTASDIYAFGVLIWEITTQEMPTAHQDVRGARIWGQPIRYTFPIYMEDLLPLCWKIDRHDRPTIDGVIARLPQESATTISSNNDTGSSASTESEIDLK